Within the candidate division WOR-3 bacterium genome, the region GTAGGAATAAATACCAAAATTCCGCTTTTTAAAAAAATTTTTGCGGATATTGGCGACGAACAATCATTAGAAAAAGGCGTCTCTTCATTCCATGCTCATATTACAAAAGTAAAAAATTTTCTTGAAAAAGCAGATGAAAACTCCTTAATTTTATTGGATGAATTAGGAAGAGATACAGCCCCGGAGGAAGGTGATGCGTTAGCGATGGCAATATTAGAAGAATTATCCCGAAGAAATGTTTTTGTTTTTGTTACTACTCATTCATTCCGATTGAAAATTTTTGCCCATAATTCATTAAATTTTTTAAACGCAGCTATGGAATATAAAGAAAAACCTACTTACCGTCTCATCATCGGAATACCAGGAGAATCTAGCGCTTTAAAAATTGCCCAAACCGTTGGAATAAAAAAAGAAATTATTGAAAGAGCTAGCCGATATTTAAAATCTGATTTTTTCATATTGAAAACAAAATTAGAAGAATTAAGTAAAAAAAGTGCGGAATATGAACAAAAAATAAAAGAGTTAAAAAAGAAAGAAGAAAGAGTTGAAGAATTAATTAAAGAATACGAAAGAAAAAATAAGGAATTAGAAATAATTTCTAAAGATTATATTAAAAAATTTTTGAAAGAAAAAGAAAAATTTTTTTTGAATGCTCGCAAAGAAATTGAAAATTTTATAAAAAAAATTAAAATTGAAGAAAAAGAAACAATAAAAGAAGCGAAAAAATTTGTTGAAACTAGTTTATCAGAAATTCAAGAGGAAAAGAAGCTTTTTTTATCTCCTTTAGAGGATCAAGAGTTAAAAGTAGGTACCAAAGTGTATATTGAAAAATTGAAACAAGTTGGTAAAATTATTGAAATTAAAGATAATCTATTAAAAGTTATAGCCGAAAAATTTGTATTCATTGTACCTAAAACCGAAATAAAATTGGTAGAGGAAGATGTCCAAAAGAGAGATTGTTGAAAAAATTTTAGAAAATTGTGACATCGTTGAATTAATAAGCTCCTATCTTCCTTTAAAGAAAGTTGGGCGATATTATCGAGCATTATGTCCTTTCCATAATGATACTAAACCATCTTTTTATATAAATCCTTCCCAACAATTATTTCATTGTTTTGGTTGCAAGGAGAGCGGCAACGTTCTCCATTTTGTGATGAAATATGAAAAAATAGAATTTTCGGAAGCAGTAAAGTTTTTAGCTGAAAAATTAGGAATAAGTATCTTTGAAGAAGAAAAAAAAGATACGAAACAAAAAGAAATTTACGAAATTCTTAACTTAGCGAGTAATTTTTATCAAGAACAGCTTTTCACTCACTCTTTGGCTCTTAATTATGTTATAGAACAAAGAAAGTTATCTTTAGAAACCATCAAAAAATTTCAATTAGGTTATGCTCCTATGGGCAATCTATTGATTAGAGTGCTTCAAAAAAAAGGTTATCCAGAAGAATTATTACTCGAAAGTGGAATAGCCTACCGAAAAGAAGGCGAACTCCGCGAATGGTTGTCAAACCGTATCGTATTCCCTATTTTTAATCATCAAGGAAGGATTGTAGGTTTTGGGGGTCGGGCATTAGACGAGAAAACTGAACCAAAATACCTTAATTCGCCAGAAACGTTAATCTTTAAAAAGGGAGAAAATCTTTACGGCCTTTATCAAACTAAAGAATTTTTAACTAAGAATCAACCAATTTTAGTAGAAGGTTATTTTGATTTACTATCTCTTTTCGATAAAGGAATTAAAAATTTGGTAGCGCCTTTAGGTACTGGTTTTACAATTGATCAAGCGAGATTATTAAAAAAATATAATGAAGAAATAATTATTTTATTCGATGGTGATAATGCTGGTCGAGAAGCCACCAAGAGAGCAATTGAAATTTCTTTAAAAACCGGCCTCAATCCCTTGGTGGCTTTTATTCCCGAAGGTTATGATCCCGATAAGTACATTAATGAAAAAGGATTAGAAGAATTTGAAAAGATAATCAAAAAACCTTATGATTTGATCGATTTTTATCTGAAAATCTTAAACCCCCAAACAATTTCCGAAAAAAGAAAAGTTTTAAAACAACTTTTAGAAGTAATAAATTTTACTTGCGATTCGATGCTAAAAGAGCTATATTTAAATAAAATAAGTGAAATTTTTAATTACAAGAAAGTGGATTTAGGTATTAAAGAAATAAAGAGTACTTTTCTTTTTAAATATGAAGAGATTTCTAATCTTTTAAGAGATTTAAAAAATCAAATTATAAATGTGTTAATTAATTACCCTCAATATTTATGGATTGTGGAAAACGAATATGCCAAGGAAGATTTTCCTGAAGAAGTTCAAGAAATTATCAAGATAATTAAAAATTTTAATAACCAAGAAAAAATGTCTATTGGTTTAATCTTTGATGAAATTAAAAATCCAGAGCTTAAAAAAAGACTCACATTGATTTCCTTCTTACCTCCGGAATTAATCATCGGTATAAAAGAAAAAGATTTTAAAGATTTAGTAAGTAAGTATCTTTATCATTATTATTTAGAAAAATGTGCACGGGGAGAAACTGACGAAAGAATTTTGAAAAAAATTTATGAAATTAAAAAAAAATTAATCAAAGGAGAAAAATGAACGCTAGCAAAAACAAAAAGGCTCTTTTAGAAAAATTTTACAATGAAATTTTAAAGTATAAAAATAAAAAATTAACGTACGACCAATTGAATATGCTACTTCCGGAAGAATTAAATACTGCCGAAGAAGTGGAGGAAATTTTATTAAACCTTAATAAAATGGGTATCGAAATTATCGAAGAGGAAACTCCGGAGATCGCGTTAAGAAAACCCAAAAAAGTAACTATTGAACCTTTCGAAAGCGCTACTAAATTTTATTTTCGTGATTTATCAAAATTACCTCTCCTAACTAAAGAAGAAGAAATTAAATATTCAAAAATGATGGAAGAAGGTTATCGGGAAATTACTTTCTATTTATTTAACAGTTTGCCTCTGGTGGAAAGATTAATAGAACTTTGTGAATTGGTAGAAAAGGGAGAAAAAGAATTGGAACAAATTGTGCGAGTAGAATATGAATATCTTATCAATCGCCGAGCAATGTCTCACAAAAAACAACAATTTATTCGTCGGATAAAAACTTTAAAAAAATTAATTAATGTTCTTAGAGAGCTTTATGAAAAAAAACCTACACCTGCGGTATTAAAGAAAATACAAGAGAAAAAGAAAAGCATCTTAAGAAGAATTCAAAATTTAAGTTTACAACATTCTGTCATCAATGAATTTGTTGAAGAGTTTCGTCTCAAGATGAATGAAATGGAAACTGTTATGAATCAATTGAAGGTTACCAAAGATAAAAATGAAATTAAAAATCTTAAAGAAAAGTTAAAAGAATACGAAGATTTTTTTAATCAAAATTATGAAAAGGTAGTCGAAACATGGCAAAATATTGAAAAGTGTCAAAATAAAATTCTTTTTGCTCGCGATAAAATGATAAATGGCAATGTTCGTTTAGTTGTTTCTATTGCTAAAAAATATGCTAATCGCGGTTTAGAATTTTCCGATTTAGTGGAAGAAGGAAATGTAGGTTTAATAAAGGCAGTTGAAAAATTTAATTATAAAAAGGGATATAAATTTTCTACCTATGCTACCTGGTGGATAAAACAAGCGATTACTCGAGCTTTGGCAGAACAATCTAAAACAGTTAGAATTCCATCTCATATTCAAGATGCGATTAACAAAATTACTCACGCTCGCCAAAAATTTTTACAAAAATTTGGCCGAGAACCCACGGATAGTGAAATCGCTCAACGATTAGGAATAAGCAAAGAAAAGATTGAACGATACCAAAAAATTGTTCAGCATGGCGTTTCTTTAGATAAACCAATAGATGACGAAGAATCTGGTTTCATCGGTGACTTTATAGCAGACGAAAAAACTACTTCTCCAGCAAGAAAAGCTGGTATTTCTCTGTTAAACGAAAAATTAGAAAAAATACTACAAACCTATTTATCAAAAAGAGAAGAAAAAATTTTAAAACTCCGCTTTGGCATTGGTGACGGTATTCAAAAAACTTTGGAAGAGGTTGGCCAAATCTTTAATATTACGCGTGAAAGAGTGAGACAGATTGAAGCTAAGGCCTTAAAAAAATTACGCCATCCAGCAATTTTAAAAGAATTTTCTTTTTTGAAAGAACTACTAGAAAAATAAATGAAAAAAACGGAAAAATTAACTTCCCTAAAGGAAATTTTACCCGAAGTTCTTAGAAAACTAGGACTGTGGGAAAAATTGATAGAAAAAGAAGTGGTATTTAAATGGAAAGAGATTGTTGGCGAAAATTTTTATCCTCGAATAAAACCTATTGATGTCAAAGATAATATCCTTTACCTCCAAACTCCTTCGGCTGAATGGAAAACAGAATTAAATTACCTTAAAGAAGAGTTAATTAATAAAATTAATGAAAAAATGGGGTTTAAAATAATAAAGGATATAAAAATTTTAATTCGTCATAAATAATTTTTAAATTTTGGATTATCTTCTGTTTAATTTCTAATTTTGTTATCCTAAAAATCAAAAAATAACAATTAATTAAGTCATTGTTTTTTAGTAAAAATTTTTTAAGAATTTTATCTTTAAAATAATTTATCGCTATTCGTGTAATTGGTTAAAACATCGTTACTAGCCATAAAGTGACAATAATCAGGAGCATAATAATCTAAAATAATAACCGGAAAAATTAGCAAAATTTTCATTTAGATGAGTTAATCCTAAAGATTTAAGCTTTTCTAATGGAGTTAAATTATTAATACAATAGCCAAAAATGGGGTCTTTTGGTATTATAATATATCTGCCATTTCTGTGTTTCTTTAAGAAAATGGGAGCAATTTTTAAAAGTTGGTATCAAAGGAATATAAAATTCTTCGTCATCGGTTTTATGCGACCTTTCTACCCTTCCTTGATATCCTTTCCTTCCTTTTGGTGCCTTTCCTAAAACAGCACCATAAATTTTATACCGCCTCTCATTAATTAATCTCAATTTATGAGGATCATCACCGCCAAATTCCTTACCCCAATCCTCCTGCCAAAATACTTCTTTATCTATTCCCCAACATCTTAGCCACATCATTACCAACCCAACAAAAAGAA harbors:
- the dnaG gene encoding DNA primase, translated to MSKREIVEKILENCDIVELISSYLPLKKVGRYYRALCPFHNDTKPSFYINPSQQLFHCFGCKESGNVLHFVMKYEKIEFSEAVKFLAEKLGISIFEEEKKDTKQKEIYEILNLASNFYQEQLFTHSLALNYVIEQRKLSLETIKKFQLGYAPMGNLLIRVLQKKGYPEELLLESGIAYRKEGELREWLSNRIVFPIFNHQGRIVGFGGRALDEKTEPKYLNSPETLIFKKGENLYGLYQTKEFLTKNQPILVEGYFDLLSLFDKGIKNLVAPLGTGFTIDQARLLKKYNEEIIILFDGDNAGREATKRAIEISLKTGLNPLVAFIPEGYDPDKYINEKGLEEFEKIIKKPYDLIDFYLKILNPQTISEKRKVLKQLLEVINFTCDSMLKELYLNKISEIFNYKKVDLGIKEIKSTFLFKYEEISNLLRDLKNQIINVLINYPQYLWIVENEYAKEDFPEEVQEIIKIIKNFNNQEKMSIGLIFDEIKNPELKKRLTLISFLPPELIIGIKEKDFKDLVSKYLYHYYLEKCARGETDERILKKIYEIKKKLIKGEK
- a CDS encoding sigma-70 family RNA polymerase sigma factor, which produces MNASKNKKALLEKFYNEILKYKNKKLTYDQLNMLLPEELNTAEEVEEILLNLNKMGIEIIEEETPEIALRKPKKVTIEPFESATKFYFRDLSKLPLLTKEEEIKYSKMMEEGYREITFYLFNSLPLVERLIELCELVEKGEKELEQIVRVEYEYLINRRAMSHKKQQFIRRIKTLKKLINVLRELYEKKPTPAVLKKIQEKKKSILRRIQNLSLQHSVINEFVEEFRLKMNEMETVMNQLKVTKDKNEIKNLKEKLKEYEDFFNQNYEKVVETWQNIEKCQNKILFARDKMINGNVRLVVSIAKKYANRGLEFSDLVEEGNVGLIKAVEKFNYKKGYKFSTYATWWIKQAITRALAEQSKTVRIPSHIQDAINKITHARQKFLQKFGREPTDSEIAQRLGISKEKIERYQKIVQHGVSLDKPIDDEESGFIGDFIADEKTTSPARKAGISLLNEKLEKILQTYLSKREEKILKLRFGIGDGIQKTLEEVGQIFNITRERVRQIEAKALKKLRHPAILKEFSFLKELLEK
- a CDS encoding DUF721 domain-containing protein encodes the protein MKKTEKLTSLKEILPEVLRKLGLWEKLIEKEVVFKWKEIVGENFYPRIKPIDVKDNILYLQTPSAEWKTELNYLKEELINKINEKMGFKIIKDIKILIRHK
- a CDS encoding integrase core domain-containing protein yields the protein MKVFPDLDLFPNSYNLNQENGFLFVGLVMMWLRCWGIDKEVFWQEDWGKEFGGDDPHKLRLINERRYKIYGAVLGKAPKGRKGYQGRVERSHKTDDEEFYIPLIPTFKNCSHFLKETQKWQIYYNTKRPHFWLLY